A region from the Mucilaginibacter sp. CSA2-8R genome encodes:
- a CDS encoding acyltransferase gives MIIEKLIRKLKNDPDYKWENPYSVRDLICITIVRFTQALRGLFLKPFLKSSSGLIFLGSNTKVRHAYQLSVGKNFILEDNVSLNALSTQGIHIGDHVSIARDSIIFCTGIVSQKGTGITIGHRTGINARAYLGGQGGIIIGNDVIMGPNVQLFSENHNFDQPGIPIKNQGVTRQPVIIGNGCWIGAGATVLAGVEIGDGCVIAAGSVVTKSVPANMVVAGVPARVIKSRAI, from the coding sequence ATGATCATTGAAAAGCTCATACGTAAACTAAAGAACGATCCGGATTATAAATGGGAAAATCCGTATTCGGTCCGTGATTTAATATGCATTACTATAGTACGTTTTACTCAAGCTTTAAGGGGACTATTCCTGAAACCGTTTCTGAAAAGTTCTTCCGGCCTTATTTTTTTAGGCAGCAACACTAAAGTGCGGCATGCCTATCAGTTAAGTGTAGGCAAAAATTTCATTCTCGAAGACAACGTAAGCCTCAATGCATTATCAACCCAAGGTATTCATATTGGCGACCACGTATCTATAGCACGCGATTCGATCATCTTCTGTACAGGTATCGTCTCACAAAAGGGTACGGGTATCACTATTGGGCACCGTACCGGCATTAACGCCCGTGCATATCTGGGTGGCCAGGGCGGTATTATCATCGGTAACGATGTTATTATGGGCCCTAATGTTCAGCTGTTTTCTGAGAATCATAACTTTGACCAACCCGGTATACCTATAAAAAACCAGGGTGTTACCCGACAGCCCGTTATTATTGGTAATGGTTGCTGGATTGGTGCCGGCGCTACAGTATTAGCCGGTGTTGAAATAGGTGATGGTTGTGTTATTGCTGCCGGCAGCGTGGTTACAAAGTCTGTACCGGCAAATATGGTAGTAGCGGGTGTGCCTGCGCGGGTAATTAAAAGCCGGGCAATTTAA
- a CDS encoding glycosyltransferase family 2 protein, which yields MYKAVALILLNWNTPEHTTNCIRSVLKYCNTDIFDIIITDNGSTDGSLAILRETFPELIYIDNKENLGFAEGNNRALQHSIAQGYTYSLVMNTDTLVDEDIVSKLSFHLQKHPAVAAVQPAIYWMHKPDTIWNGEGRFNKVLGTTISDTTTPIQAATNLFYVAEWLTGCCMMLKNEALQKSGLFNKLFFLYYEDVDLSYRLRKEGYVLHYLPSCKMYHEAGVSAKVSAPKKEGQLSPVIHYYISRNHLWFIRQYGVPALLPVNFVYNGLYYFALWVYFLVRRRNTKATLLLKGLREGLFTPKEVIWSKNNLHL from the coding sequence ATGTATAAAGCGGTTGCTCTTATATTGCTTAACTGGAATACGCCCGAGCATACCACCAATTGCATACGCTCGGTTTTAAAATATTGTAATACCGATATTTTTGATATCATTATTACAGATAATGGATCTACCGACGGCTCTCTGGCTATTTTAAGAGAAACATTTCCTGAACTTATCTACATCGACAATAAAGAAAACCTTGGCTTTGCCGAAGGCAACAATCGTGCATTGCAGCACAGTATAGCCCAAGGTTACACCTATTCGTTGGTGATGAACACCGATACTTTGGTTGACGAAGACATCGTTTCGAAACTAAGTTTTCATTTACAAAAGCATCCGGCAGTAGCAGCGGTGCAGCCTGCCATTTATTGGATGCATAAACCCGATACGATCTGGAACGGTGAGGGACGTTTCAATAAAGTACTGGGTACAACCATATCTGACACCACTACACCTATCCAAGCCGCTACCAATTTGTTTTATGTGGCCGAGTGGCTAACCGGTTGCTGTATGATGCTTAAAAATGAGGCTTTGCAGAAAAGCGGCTTATTCAACAAGCTCTTCTTTTTGTATTACGAAGATGTCGACCTATCCTACCGACTTCGTAAAGAAGGATATGTTTTACATTACCTGCCATCCTGCAAAATGTATCATGAGGCTGGTGTTTCAGCCAAGGTATCTGCCCCTAAAAAAGAAGGTCAGTTAAGCCCTGTTATCCACTATTATATCAGCCGGAACCACTTATGGTTCATCAGGCAGTATGGAGTGCCGGCCTTGCTTCCGGTAAACTTTGTTTATAATGGCCTTTACTATTTTGCTTTATGGGTTTATTTTTTGGTGAGACGACGCAATACAAAAGCAACCTTACTGCTTAAAGGCTTAAGAGAAGGACTTTTTACGCCAAAAGAAGTAATTTGGTCAAAAAATAACTTACACCTGTAG
- a CDS encoding oligosaccharide flippase family protein → MNLGGIQISNTLLLVLLIPIITRHLGLEKFGLIMFSSRFAQLAGTVVNYGTNQSGVRDVATHAKFEDQLSKVFYNTLTVRFMVFLLVILLIAGLKLFHLTYYNYLLLSIPMIAAEVINPLFFFIGMQKIKIFNLVNLLSNALSLIVIYMIIKQHQHAEWVNFALGALSVFMYLALWFYIRRTFNISYYSSKIADLQLISKANFYLTVNNISVHLQQSIIIFALTEWGNTMLLGAYTLCDRIIGQCRNLLITISNAVYPKAVAVYNQNAANWQVYRRKMKYALTAIFFFGSVLIFFLADFIVFILSKEHNDMAATLLKIMAIVPVISALNVLNVLDQLLKNSNKAIFNIALILLVLSFIITYSLLQLNHIVLTGAFTVVIEFCALLMYEYIVNKTDLKNV, encoded by the coding sequence TTGAACTTAGGAGGTATACAAATATCTAACACCCTGTTGTTGGTATTGCTTATACCTATCATTACCCGCCACCTGGGTTTAGAAAAATTTGGCTTAATTATGTTTTCCAGTCGGTTTGCACAGTTGGCCGGCACCGTTGTTAATTATGGCACCAACCAATCTGGAGTGAGAGATGTTGCCACACATGCAAAATTTGAGGACCAATTAAGTAAGGTGTTTTACAATACACTAACCGTTCGTTTCATGGTTTTTTTGCTGGTCATTTTACTTATTGCAGGTTTAAAGCTTTTTCATCTAACCTATTATAACTACCTCCTGCTGTCAATACCGATGATAGCTGCAGAAGTTATAAATCCCTTGTTCTTTTTTATTGGGATGCAGAAGATAAAGATCTTCAATTTAGTGAACTTACTTTCAAATGCGTTATCGCTTATAGTTATTTATATGATTATTAAGCAGCATCAGCATGCCGAATGGGTCAATTTTGCTTTAGGCGCGCTAAGCGTATTCATGTACCTGGCTTTGTGGTTTTACATCAGGCGTACATTTAATATCTCATACTATTCTTCCAAAATAGCAGACTTACAACTTATCAGCAAGGCAAACTTCTATCTCACCGTTAATAACATATCTGTTCACCTTCAGCAGTCTATCATTATTTTTGCACTAACCGAGTGGGGCAACACCATGCTGCTGGGTGCTTACACGCTTTGCGATCGCATCATTGGGCAATGCCGCAATTTACTAATTACCATTTCGAATGCCGTTTATCCTAAAGCAGTTGCTGTTTACAATCAGAATGCTGCTAATTGGCAGGTATATCGCCGTAAAATGAAATATGCGCTTACTGCTATCTTTTTTTTCGGATCCGTTTTGATTTTTTTTCTGGCAGATTTTATTGTCTTCATCCTTTCAAAAGAGCATAATGATATGGCAGCTACATTGCTCAAAATTATGGCTATAGTACCTGTCATTTCCGCATTGAACGTTTTAAATGTGCTTGATCAATTACTAAAAAACAGCAACAAAGCCATTTTTAATATAGCTTTGATACTGCTGGTTCTGTCTTTTATCATTACCTATTCACTGCTTCAGCTTAATCACATCGTACTTACAGGCGCATTTACGGTTGTTATTGAGTTTTGTGCATTATTGATGTATGAGTATATCGTTAACAAAACAGATTTAAAAAATGTATAA
- a CDS encoding gliding motility protein RemB produces the protein MKRYLPAPYHFLLLLVFAIVITFNFTARAQVQQLPYSYQFYQKLNDSVYSTRNRFHSSIKPYRIDDSTLFPKYDKLIYQYTDTTGHHSWVHRKLFNEHLIEVNHSDYTFFADYLPDLVIGRDFSNSRTTWINTRGFQLGGTVGKNFYFYTSGFENQAAFPDYLNTYINQTGIVPGQAYDRNVANGSFGRTKDWSYVTALLSYTPTKYLNIAAGYDKNFIGDGYRSMLLSDFSSPYSFLKLTASLGNVNYMVMWSYMQDPTAQKFSVETGNRKKWGVFHYLDWSVTNRFSLGFFDAIIWADADDKGYKRGFDFTYGNPIIFLRPLEASNGSPDNALIGFNSKYKITDHLTAYGQFALDEFEAKNFLSGKGSSRNKSAWQLGIRGADLFNVKRLNYLFEYNSARPYTYSQTSSVLNYAQQNEPLAHPWGANFKEVVGILNYSYKRFDFSGQLNYGQYGLDVNGQNWGKNVLLDYRTQARYTGPFDPNLFNNAYATNGNFIGQGLRTNLYYSEAKVAYLLNPKYNLRIELSGVYRHESNSSFTDNTKMITIGLRSSFRNVYQDLAAFTTH, from the coding sequence ATGAAAAGATACTTACCTGCACCGTACCACTTTCTGCTTTTGCTTGTATTTGCTATTGTAATAACATTCAACTTTACAGCCCGGGCACAAGTACAGCAGTTACCCTACAGCTACCAGTTTTATCAAAAGTTAAACGATTCTGTATACTCTACCCGTAACCGTTTCCATTCTTCTATCAAACCTTACCGTATAGACGACAGCACGCTGTTCCCTAAGTACGATAAACTGATATATCAATATACAGATACTACAGGTCATCACAGTTGGGTACATCGTAAATTATTTAATGAACACCTGATAGAAGTCAATCATTCAGACTATACATTTTTTGCAGATTACTTGCCTGATTTAGTTATTGGCCGCGATTTTAGTAATTCGCGCACTACCTGGATCAATACTCGTGGTTTCCAATTAGGCGGTACGGTTGGTAAAAATTTCTATTTTTATACCAGTGGTTTTGAAAACCAAGCTGCATTTCCAGATTATTTAAACACTTATATAAATCAAACGGGCATAGTTCCGGGACAAGCTTATGATCGTAACGTAGCAAACGGCTCATTTGGTCGCACTAAAGACTGGTCGTATGTTACGGCATTACTATCCTACACGCCAACCAAGTATTTAAACATTGCTGCCGGATATGATAAAAACTTTATTGGCGACGGTTACCGTTCCATGCTTTTGTCAGATTTTAGTTCGCCGTACAGCTTTTTAAAACTTACGGCCAGCCTGGGTAACGTAAATTACATGGTGATGTGGAGTTACATGCAAGACCCAACAGCACAAAAATTCAGCGTTGAGACCGGCAACCGGAAAAAATGGGGTGTATTCCATTATCTCGACTGGAGCGTGACCAATCGCTTTTCGTTAGGCTTTTTTGATGCTATAATATGGGCCGATGCCGACGACAAAGGCTATAAGCGCGGGTTTGATTTTACTTACGGAAATCCTATTATTTTTTTGCGCCCGCTCGAAGCCAGCAATGGGTCGCCGGATAACGCCTTGATTGGTTTTAATAGTAAATACAAAATTACCGACCACTTAACAGCCTATGGTCAATTTGCACTGGACGAATTTGAAGCTAAAAACTTTTTATCAGGCAAAGGCAGTTCGCGCAATAAAAGCGCGTGGCAGTTAGGCATCAGGGGCGCTGACTTGTTTAACGTTAAACGCCTTAATTATTTGTTCGAGTATAACAGTGCAAGACCTTACACTTACAGCCAAACATCCAGTGTGTTGAACTACGCCCAGCAAAACGAACCACTCGCTCACCCTTGGGGCGCTAACTTTAAAGAGGTAGTTGGTATCCTAAATTACAGCTACAAACGTTTCGATTTTTCGGGCCAGCTTAATTACGGACAATATGGCCTTGATGTTAACGGGCAAAATTGGGGTAAAAACGTATTATTAGATTACCGTACCCAAGCGCGATACACCGGCCCATTCGACCCCAATTTGTTTAACAATGCCTATGCTACTAATGGTAACTTTATAGGCCAAGGTTTGCGTACTAACTTATATTACAGCGAAGCCAAGGTAGCTTATTTGCTCAATCCAAAATACAACCTTCGTATAGAATTAAGCGGCGTGTACCGGCACGAAAGCAATAGCAGCTTTACCGACAACACTAAAATGATCACCATTGGCTTACGCAGCTCTTTCCGTAACGTGTATCAGGATTTAGCGGCTTTTACAACACACTAA
- a CDS encoding undecaprenyl-phosphate glucose phosphotransferase produces the protein MSHRYATFIKAINLSADYIILNVSMIIAYLIVDKSYIAWIANKNYLPIVLVFNLIWLLSANVTRLYEHVLNKDSIKTYRGVFKTYLLFVSLICFTVLIIIGTKAYFITRQYLFYALALFGFLLGTWKLIFLAIRRSDRALLTDFRQAVIVGGGRIGKDLYNFVTQNPERGYLIKGIFDDTAVGVEQSLYLGGVNQCISYVKENRIDEIFCTLPNTEAEKIERLMLDADKNLIRFKLIPEFYYTHKPTFVQNFGHIPVISIRPEPLENMLNRFIKRVFDIGFSLFVILFVFSWLFPILAILIKTSSPGPIFFVQTRSGRDNEPFKCFKFRSMRVNNDSDSKQATKDDVRKTKVGAFLRRTNLDELPQFFNVILGNMTIVGPRPHMLKHTEEYSKLIDQFMVRHFLKPGITGWAQVNGLRGETKTTEDMLQRVEADVWYLENWSFLLDLKIIFLTFYGTFKGDKNAF, from the coding sequence ATGAGTCACAGATATGCTACTTTCATAAAAGCAATTAACCTTTCGGCTGATTATATAATTTTGAACGTGAGCATGATTATAGCTTATCTTATTGTAGATAAGTCATACATTGCATGGATTGCCAATAAAAATTATTTACCCATCGTTTTAGTATTTAATCTCATCTGGCTGCTATCGGCCAACGTAACCCGTTTGTATGAGCATGTACTTAACAAAGATTCGATTAAAACTTACCGGGGTGTTTTTAAAACTTACCTGCTCTTTGTAAGCTTAATTTGTTTTACCGTACTTATCATAATCGGTACTAAAGCTTATTTTATTACGCGCCAGTACTTGTTTTATGCCTTGGCTTTATTCGGCTTTTTACTGGGTACCTGGAAGCTTATATTTTTGGCTATACGCCGCAGCGACCGGGCCTTACTTACCGATTTTAGGCAGGCCGTTATTGTAGGCGGTGGCCGCATAGGCAAAGACTTGTACAACTTTGTTACTCAAAACCCGGAAAGGGGCTATTTGATCAAAGGCATATTTGATGATACTGCTGTAGGCGTTGAGCAAAGCTTATACTTGGGCGGTGTTAACCAATGTATCTCTTATGTTAAAGAAAACCGCATTGACGAGATTTTTTGCACGCTACCTAACACAGAGGCTGAGAAAATTGAGCGTTTGATGCTGGATGCCGATAAAAATCTGATTCGCTTTAAACTGATTCCGGAGTTTTATTATACGCATAAACCCACCTTTGTTCAAAACTTCGGACACATACCTGTAATTTCTATCCGGCCTGAGCCTTTGGAGAATATGCTTAACCGCTTTATTAAACGGGTGTTTGATATCGGGTTTTCGCTGTTCGTGATCTTATTTGTGTTTAGTTGGCTGTTTCCTATTCTCGCTATATTGATCAAAACCAGTTCGCCTGGCCCTATATTTTTCGTGCAAACACGTTCTGGTAGGGATAATGAGCCGTTTAAGTGCTTTAAGTTTCGTAGCATGCGCGTTAATAATGATTCGGACAGTAAACAGGCTACGAAAGATGATGTGCGCAAAACCAAAGTCGGCGCGTTTTTACGTCGTACCAATCTGGATGAGTTGCCGCAGTTTTTTAACGTAATTTTAGGTAATATGACCATTGTAGGCCCGCGCCCGCATATGTTAAAGCATACCGAAGAATACTCTAAACTAATTGACCAGTTTATGGTGCGTCACTTTTTAAAGCCGGGCATCACCGGCTGGGCTCAGGTAAACGGCCTGCGCGGCGAAACTAAAACTACGGAAGATATGCTGCAAAGGGTAGAGGCTGACGTTTGGTACCTGGAAAACTGGTCGTTTTTACTCGACCTGAAGATTATATTCCTGACATTTTACGGAACGTTTAAAGGCGATAAAAACGCATTTTAA
- a CDS encoding response regulator: MLLQASFTDQNASHAKSRLVMIDDNPLEHLIMKRLCQRLKIFTEANYHYDARAVLNQLRQEQAHNLPDIILLDLQMPEFDGWDFLEEFSRIYTSLPKNIKIYIFSSSINPVDITRSATYPFVCDFISKPMKQETLQQLYQQFDEAA, translated from the coding sequence ATGTTGCTGCAGGCTTCGTTTACAGATCAAAATGCCTCTCACGCTAAAAGCAGATTAGTGATGATTGATGACAACCCTTTGGAGCATTTAATAATGAAGAGGCTTTGCCAAAGGCTAAAGATTTTTACCGAGGCTAACTACCATTACGACGCCCGTGCTGTATTAAACCAACTACGCCAGGAACAAGCCCATAACCTGCCCGATATTATTTTACTTGACCTGCAAATGCCGGAATTTGACGGCTGGGATTTTTTAGAAGAGTTTAGCCGGATTTACACATCGCTACCCAAAAACATCAAAATTTATATTTTCAGCTCTTCTATCAACCCTGTTGATATTACCCGCTCTGCAACCTATCCCTTTGTTTGCGACTTTATTTCTAAACCCATGAAACAGGAAACGTTGCAACAGCTGTATCAGCAGTTTGATGAAGCTGCTTAA
- a CDS encoding MFS transporter: MDIKNNPKIIKAWAMFDWANSAYNLVITSTIFPAYYTAITTTQEQGDKVMFLGHEFVNTALSDYVLATAYMVVVLLLPILTSIADYRGNKKAYMQLFTWIGGLACCGLYFFKLDTLTVSMFCFALAAIGYCSGAVFYNSYLPQIATVDQQDAVSAKGFTYGYIGSVLLQIICFVFVLSPKTFGITDATFAPRLSFLLVGIWWLGFAQIPFLKLPKGTPKSVDHQYNVISGGFKELGHVWRQISHMPVLKRYLSAFFFYSMGVQTVMLVATGFAAKELRMPAESLIATILIIQLVAIAGAALMSRLSSIYGNIKVLMVVVLIWIGVCVAAYFTQTSIQFYALAAVVGLVMGGIQSLSRSTYSKFLPEDITDTAAFFSFYDVTEKLAIVIGLFTFGIVESLTHSMRNSTLVLTIFFLAGLLLLFFVLTAQKQRGSLHTEMQ; the protein is encoded by the coding sequence ATGGACATTAAAAACAATCCGAAAATTATAAAAGCCTGGGCAATGTTCGACTGGGCTAACTCAGCCTACAACCTGGTTATTACCTCCACCATATTTCCCGCCTATTATACCGCCATCACTACTACCCAGGAACAAGGCGATAAAGTAATGTTTCTGGGGCATGAGTTTGTGAACACTGCCCTGTCTGATTATGTATTAGCTACAGCGTATATGGTGGTAGTGTTGTTACTGCCTATTCTAACTTCCATTGCCGATTACCGGGGTAATAAAAAAGCGTACATGCAATTATTCACCTGGATTGGTGGCCTGGCTTGCTGTGGCTTGTACTTTTTTAAATTGGATACTTTAACCGTCAGTATGTTTTGCTTTGCATTGGCCGCCATTGGTTATTGCAGCGGTGCGGTGTTCTATAATTCGTACCTGCCTCAAATAGCCACGGTAGATCAGCAGGACGCGGTAAGTGCCAAAGGATTTACTTATGGTTATATAGGCAGTGTATTACTTCAAATTATCTGCTTTGTGTTTGTATTGTCGCCTAAAACGTTTGGCATTACCGATGCCACTTTTGCTCCCCGTTTATCTTTTCTACTGGTAGGCATCTGGTGGCTGGGCTTTGCGCAGATACCTTTTTTAAAATTACCTAAAGGAACGCCTAAAAGCGTCGATCATCAATATAACGTTATTAGCGGTGGGTTTAAAGAATTAGGCCATGTTTGGCGTCAGATAAGCCACATGCCTGTTTTAAAGCGTTATCTGAGTGCTTTCTTTTTTTACTCGATGGGTGTACAAACCGTGATGCTGGTGGCTACCGGCTTTGCGGCCAAAGAATTGCGTATGCCTGCCGAAAGTTTAATAGCCACGATATTGATTATCCAATTAGTGGCTATTGCCGGTGCGGCGTTAATGTCAAGGCTTTCGTCCATTTATGGAAATATTAAAGTATTGATGGTTGTAGTGTTGATCTGGATAGGAGTTTGTGTGGCAGCTTATTTTACTCAGACGTCCATCCAGTTTTATGCACTGGCGGCTGTAGTTGGCTTAGTAATGGGAGGCATACAATCATTGTCCCGGTCAACTTATTCTAAATTTTTACCCGAGGATATTACAGATACTGCCGCATTTTTTAGCTTTTATGATGTAACCGAAAAGCTGGCTATTGTTATCGGATTGTTTACATTTGGCATCGTCGAATCGTTAACGCATAGTATGCGCAATTCGACCTTAGTGCTAACCATATTTTTTTTAGCCGGATTGTTATTGCTGTTTTTTGTGCTTACTGCGCAAAAGCAAAGAGGAAGTCTGCATACAGAGATGCAGTAA
- a CDS encoding (Fe-S)-binding protein, whose product MKVELFVPCFIDQLYPDTAFSTLQVLQKAGCEVGYNPEQTCCGQPAFNAGFWDDAKAVGGKFLNTFFDDDIIVTPSASCTGMVRNYYNDLFTNTTAHNKCRAIQSNIYELSDFLVNILQVDHFGAELEGRAVYHDSCAGLRECKIKREPRQLLSKVYGLELVELKDNETCCGFGGTFAVKFDAISSAMAQQKVDNAMAANADYIISTDSSCLLHLQSYIDKNQLPIKTMHLADVLAHGWGNV is encoded by the coding sequence ATGAAAGTTGAATTATTTGTTCCGTGTTTTATAGACCAGTTGTACCCAGATACTGCTTTCAGTACACTACAAGTGCTACAAAAGGCAGGCTGCGAGGTAGGCTATAATCCGGAACAAACCTGTTGTGGTCAGCCTGCTTTTAATGCCGGTTTTTGGGACGATGCCAAAGCTGTAGGAGGCAAATTTTTAAATACCTTTTTTGACGACGATATTATTGTTACGCCATCGGCGTCGTGTACAGGTATGGTTCGCAACTATTACAATGACTTGTTTACTAATACCACTGCGCACAATAAATGCCGGGCCATACAAAGCAACATCTATGAGCTGTCTGATTTTTTAGTAAATATTTTACAGGTAGATCATTTTGGCGCCGAGCTGGAAGGCCGTGCTGTTTATCATGATAGTTGTGCTGGTTTACGCGAGTGTAAAATAAAACGCGAGCCCAGACAATTACTCTCTAAAGTTTATGGCTTAGAGTTAGTGGAGCTTAAGGATAACGAAACCTGCTGTGGCTTTGGCGGCACCTTTGCTGTTAAATTTGACGCTATATCGAGTGCCATGGCGCAGCAAAAGGTAGACAATGCGATGGCTGCCAATGCCGATTACATCATCTCTACCGATTCATCGTGCCTGTTGCATTTGCAGAGCTACATCGACAAAAATCAACTGCCTATTAAAACAATGCATTTGGCCGATGTGCTGGCGCATGGCTGGGGAAATGTTTAA